taaaaaaatctttatttttagaCGATAGGCTTCTAAAATTTggatcttctttttcttcaaatctaaaataaatttaaatgatgaGAATGAAGtctaaaatcaaccaaaaataaataaaattagactgaagtttaaagttaaaaagtgataaaagaagctaaattatgcaagtcatcaatGCTCCCTTGTACAACCCTATAAAATCCTCATTCTCTCCACGTTTCGTCTATCCCACATTACCAAAACACCACCTGATGTTCCATTTGTTGCCAAATACACCTAATCCACGTGGGTACAGCTCCATATACTTCACACAATTTTTCTATCAATTAATTTCAACTGTTTCTTGTAAAATTATATCCGCCTTCCACTCAAGGAGCAAGTGTCTTATTTGAAGACACTTACTGACCTTGTTCATCCCGTAGATGTTCCACATTACAACTTTTGGTTTCATTTGGGATAGGCCAGCCCCTTCTCCTTAGACATGTCCCTGTTGGAACTACCCTCAAAATTTATGGACCAGTTAACCTCCTtacctctctcttcttttttgagTATGCTTTCCTATGTTGCTGGCGATTTGCTTCAATTACGGTAAGTAGTGCCATAAATTGCTCCTCATATTTTTCACACTTCAACCCCGCTACTTGTTGAAtattgttgcctagatgactaacacaagaaggggggtgaattgagttgtatttaagaaaataataattataaatcaaatatacaatataaaataaaaataaaatataaaacaacaataaatataaagagtaagggtaagagagaagcaaactcagtatgttaacgaggtttggcccTACTacctacgtccttgcctcaagctactccttgaggatctccaaattcactattcaacctctttcaggtggaaaTAAAAATCTCTTACACCTTcgaacaacaccactacaaaggatccgtgtagaacaccctctacacttgcaatcaccttacacgtggtgattcaactattccctgtgtagaacactttctacacgcacaagggttatacacacccttttacagatacaagagctgatagtgggtaggttatcagaaaatactcctcaatgagtgaaataagaataatatagcgcaaactatatttctctcaaaatgaacaaggattaaggttcaatgcttagagaagagagaatgaaagttttgaatgaatgttgtatgctctggatgttgttaatgtgaagctctcaaatgatctatttataggcatatgagacttcatattcaaatttaaaaagattcacatatcaaagacaatatcattcacttttttttttttaaattcaaataaaaggttattctttttcaattgtcaaagacaccatcattcatttttcaaaaacttcaaacctaatcttttactttggcatatgacaaaatgagcacactttacttttaaaaaaatttaaacctaatctttttactttttgcatatgacaaaaggagcacactttacttttcaaatatttcaaacaaaaacatttactttttgcataagtaaaaaaaaacatcaatcacttttgaaaatattcaaataaaacgtgcacatgtgaaagatgacaattaatcatctttaatatttcaaagtttaaacctttaatcatgttatgcacatatgaaagatgataatcaatcatctttcaaaattttgaaatttaattttcaaaatattcatgcacatgtagaaaatgtattttaatgctttatgataaaatattaattttgaacattaatcctaatttcaaatttttaagagatttacaacattactctatgattttaatgtggacttgttcccttcttcctcatgcttgttttcttgatgtgtttgacttcattgtgtagacaacttgagcttgagactcctttattatttgaattcatttgttatcatcaaaatccatttgtagatatataattacacaaaacttgaaaccttggataCAACAAATATCCTTCACCATGTTGAAAACCCAGTCTAAAACACTGGACTGATCTAATATGGAAACATGAAATTCAAAGGGATAGGCTCACCCAATTCAGACTGATCTATAAACACCACTTGCCCGAGTCCAAGTTCCCCAATAGTTTCACTTAGCACTTGGACCATCCTTTGGGCATTTTCctcactagataaaaataactCTGCACTATCAGAGTCATCTGACTTCACCCTTACTTCCATCCATCGACAAAACATCATCCAATTGCATTAAAGGGTTCATCGGAGCAGGAGCTGCTCCCCCTCCACCCATCGACATGTTCTATCCATCTCCCTGAGATGGAGGGAAGCCCTCTAGGCTCTCTACTGTAACTTTCTAAGTCACCTGCACAATTTGCCCCGCCTCTGATAGCTCCACCACCTTCGTCGGTGATCTCTGATCTTCGGTGGACAGGTCCTCCACCGTCAGCTGTTGCCCCAACGAGGAGTCTGATGGAGGAGCACCCCTGCCCCTACGTCTTTGGCCTCTGAACGAGCTCTCCATGCTTGCCCCGTGGGTTGGAGCCCAGCCCGTACAAACCAGCTCGCTTGCTTTGGTTTCTTCCACACGGGCCGTTTGCTTTCCACTCTCATATGGGCCTTACTTGGCCCAGCCCTGTGGCCTAACCCCTGGTTTTGTCTTCCATTTACATTTAAGGCCTTAACAGGATCCGTAAATGAGCCCTTGCCAACCCCAAAACACATCATATTGCCTCTTTCCTTATTAGTCCCAACACGCTCTAGAATCTTTACCACTTCTCCTTGCAACCGCCATAGTTGCACTTGTATCTCCCTCAATAGACTACGTACCTTCTTTTCCTCCCTCTCGACAACCTCCCTGCCAAACCCCCTCTCTTGAAAAACATCACTCCCACCAACCcttattgtaatgattaaataaaatgaaataatttagttttatgtaACCAAAATAGGAAGTTATCAAATCCATCTCAACAAGCGTAATACtctttttcattataaattttgttaTCCTCAATCCTATTTATTATGTACCATATTCTAAGTATCTCTCCTTTAAGTGATTGATAAAAACAAGTGCTTGAAATATGATACGTCACTTTAACAACATCATGTTAAACAACAACAACCTTGGAAGTCCCTTCCTTCTCGAGTGAAAGTGAGGATCTTTCTCTCTAAGTTTCCTCGTAAACTTAGTGTTTTCACTCATCTTGGACTCGGTCTGTGGAGGTCTGGGTATGGAGCGTGAGTTGTCATCTTTGTGTGAAGGTCTGAAGTTGACAGAAGATGAGCAACAAGAGGTGGTGGTCAGCAATGAGGAGGTATTGTCTTCTGTCAACAAGAGTAAGCATTGTATTATGCTCCGCGTGATGTCAGATAGAGAGGCTAACAGAGGTGCTATCAAGAGTACAATGGTATGAGTGTGGCAAGTGGAAGGAAAGGCTATCATTAAGGATGTGGGGTGGAACAAGTTTTTATTTGAGTGCAAGAATGTGACAGACAAGAAGAGGATTCTGAAGGGGCATCTGTGGTCTTTTGACAAGAATCTTGTTTGCATGCAAGACTGCGAAGGTTTCACTTTCATAAAGGAGATAATGTTTATAAAGGAACCTTTTTGGATTCAGTGTTATGACTTGCCTTTTGCAGGCATGAATCAAATCACTGGTTCAAACATTGGTTCATCTGTGGGGGAGGTTCTTCAAGTGGATACAGACAACAGTGGGATCTGCTGGGGTCAGTTTTTAAGGATAAAAGTAATGGTAGATATAACTAAACCTCTGGCGAGAGGACGATTCCTCATGATAGGTGACAAAAAGCATTGGatttctttcaaatatgaaaggctTCCAAATTTTTGTTACCATTGTGGTAGGATTAAACACTCAGAAGGGCGTTGTGATAATTTGGATCATGGAAAAGTTTCTAGTGCAGGTTTTGATCAGCAGTATGGTGCTTGGCTGAGGGCAAGCACTAGGAACTCAGTAACCATTCCAGTCAATGTTAGTGGTCCGTCATCTCCTAGTGGATCATCGGAGAAGATCCGATGTGCAGATTCCGGTGGGTCTCACTGTCAATCAGCTAATAATGGCAAGGCTTCCATCGAGGCCGAAATCATGGCGAGAGATAAGGATCTTCATTCGCTAAAGGATGGTGAGAAAATTTCGGATGATGTTTTTAGAAAGGATGATGGGGTATCTAGTTTATGGAAAGTTGACTCACGTAGAATAGAAACATCAGGAGCAATCCATGCAGAAGAGGTAAATGGGGTGGCTGCTTCTTCCTCGAAGGAAATACTTTCCAAGATAACGGCTGTTGAAACTGGCCCTATAGCTTTTATTTCCAAAAATAATGTTCAAGATCTGCGTGGAGAAGTAAGTAGTAACAAGTCAGAAAAGTTGGGAGGTAAAGGGGTGAGACAGCTGAAAACCTGGAAAAAAAGAGCCCGAATAAGCCCATCTTGCCCTGGGCCTCAACTTTTCGAGGAAGAGTCTGGCATGCAGTTTACAAATGTCCAAAAAAGGAAGCTAGTTCCAGGTGATGAAGATGCAATAGTCAAGAAAGCTAAACAGTCAGGAGTGTTGCTGTTGGAGGTAGACAATGACATGGCAGAGGCTGCTTTGCAGCCCTGCCAACAGCCATGAAACTCTTAGCTTGGAACTgtagagggcttgggaacccttgtACAGTTCGAGAGCTTCACCTTCTGGTGAAAGAAAAGGTCCCACAGGTTGTGTTTATTTCTGAGACTAAATGCAATCGAGAGAGAGTAGAGAAGATCAGAAACAAATTGGGGTTAGCTCACAGTTTTGTAGTGGAAAGTAGAGGGAAGAGTGGGGGTCTGGCAATGATGTGGAGTGAGAATACTTATGCCTCTTTGTTTTCATATTCAAGGCATCATAATTCTTTAGAGCTATCCACTGAGGAGGGAGCAAGTAAGTGTCATGTTACTAGTTTTTATGGGGATTCTGTAGTGGAAAAGAGAAGAGCTTGTTGGGATTTGCTTAGAGTGCTGAGACCAGATAGTAACTGTCCTTGGCTGTGCATGGGTGATTTTAACGAGCTGTTGTCAAATGAGGAAAAGTATGGGGCACCTGATAGACCTTTTCTCCAAATGGAAAGGTTCCGAGAGGCTTTGGATGAATGTGAGCTCAGTGACTTGGGTTTTCTTGGCTCAAGGTTCACGTGGAGTAATAAAAGAGAGGGAAGGGCTTTTATCAAGGAAAGACTAGACAGGGCTTTTGGGAACTCAAGTTGGTCTAATATGTTTGATACCTCCTTTGTCCATCTGCTACTTGTCTTAACATCAGATCATGCACCACTTTTAGTTCATTGTTTTAGTTCTCAGGAGGAATAGCTAGTTCACAAAAAGGTTTGTAGATATGAAGCTTTCTGGTCTAAGAAACAGGAATGCAAGGACATTATTAAGAGGACCTGGTATTCCTTAAGGGGTAGAAACAGTAGCTTGGAGAATGTCCAACATGCACTTGAAAGTTCTATGGTTCAGCTGCAAGCATGGGCAAAAAGGACTAGAGGTAATCAAAGGATTAGAATTAAAGAGAAGACATATTTGATCCAACATATGCAAAAACAGAATACAGGTGAGCTCAATGGTCATATTAAAGCCCTTCAGGAGGAAGTGGATGCCATTATGGAAGATAAGGAATTGAAGTGGGGACAGAGAGCTAAACAGCAGTGGCTTAAGGGTGGAGATAGaaattccaaattttttcataaatgtACATCTCAATGAAGGAAAGTTAATTTGATTAATAGAATTACTGATGACAGGGGGAATTGGGCCACTAATCCAGTAGAAGTTGGAAAAGCCTTTCAGTCTTACTATGAAAACCTGTTTTCATCTTCTAATCCTACTGGGTGTGAGGAAGCCTTGCAGGTAGTGAATAAGTTGATAACTCATGATATGAATCAGCAGTTGATGAAGAGATGTTCAGTAGAGGAAGTGAGGGTTGCAGTTTTTGACATGAATCCATTTGGGTCTCCTGGCCCGGATGGTTTTTCTGCAGGATTCTATCAGGATAATTGGCAGATTGTTGGTGAGGAAGTGTCAGCTGCAGTGCAGGAAATTCTGGAAAATAGGAGAGGGGTAGCTGAGATTAATGAGACTTATATTGCATTGATTCCTAAGAAGAAACTTCCAACTCTAGTCTTGGAATACAGACCTATTAGTTtatgtaatgtcatttataAGGTGGTTTCAAAGGTTCTTGCCAATAGATTGAAACTTTTTCTACCTTCCATTATTTCCCCTtctcaaagtgcttttattcctTGATTTCTGATAACATTATAGTGGCTTATGAAACAATGCATTCCATGAAACATAGAATGAGAGGCAAGAAGGAAGGGTATATGGCTTTGAAgttagacatgagtaaggcatatgatagaattGAATGGTCTTTTTTGGAAGCTATCTTGATCAAGATGGGTTTTAGTAAGGAGTGGACTGAGCTGGTTATGACATGCGTGAGTACAGTTAATTACTCCATTTTGATTAATGGCAGTCCACAACAAAAGTTTTGTCCAAAGAGAGGTTTTTGACAAGGGGACCCACTGTCCCCTTATCTCTTCATCTTATGCTCGGAGGTACTTGGTCTATTGTTGGATCAAGCTGAACAAAAGGGCCATATAACAGGTTTCCCTTTTGCGAGAGGGAGTTTATTGGTTAACCAtatcttttttgcagatgatagtttgCTTTTCTGCAAGGCCAATGCTTTGGAGTGGAGTAGGCTCTTTGGCATTCTTAAAACGTATGAAAATGCTTCTGGTCAGAGGtttaatatggaaaaaaaagcAGTTTATTTTAGCTATAACACAAGAGTTGAGTTTAAGGAAGTTATTTTAGCAGTAGTAGGTTTGGAGGAGGCCAAATCCAATGAGAAGTACTTGGGGTTGCCAGCTTATGTGGGGAAACAAAAGTTGAATGCCTTCAAACCTGTCTTGGACAGCATAAGGACATGAATGCAAAGTTGGTCTGTTAAGTTCTTATCTCAGGCAGGAAAGGAGGTGTTGCTTAAATCTGTTATACAGGCCATTCCTACTTATTGCATGAGTATTTTCAAGCTTCCAAAAGCCATATTGAATGCCATAAATTCTTTAATGCAGAAATTTTGGTGGGGAATGAAAGGAGATAGATCAAAGGTTAGATGGCTCTCTTGGAAGACTCTTGGATCATCCAAGGAAGTGGGAGGTCTTGGTTATAGAGAATTTGAGAACTTTAATGTTGCTCTCTTAGCCAAGCAAGGTTGGAGACTTCTTAAACAACCTAGTTCATTAGCAGCAAGAATTCTCAAAGCAAAGTACTTTCATAAATCATATTTCATGCAGGCTAAACTGGGAAGTAATCCTTCTTTTCTATGAAGGAGTTTCACTGCAGGAAGGGAGGTCTTAAGTGAAGGGATGTTTTGGTGTATTGGTAATGGTCATTCTGTTAGGATATGGAAGGACAAATGGATTCCCAGGCCTACCTCTTTTAAAGTTCAATCTCTTGTAAGAGTGTTGGATGAGAATTCGAAAGTATGCAGTCAGATTGATCAGCAGAGAGGTGAGTGGAAAGAAGGCTTGATTCATGAAACTTTCAATCCTGAGGAGTCAGAGATGATTAGCAGAATTCCAATCAGTATTAC
This genomic window from Carya illinoinensis cultivar Pawnee chromosome 7, C.illinoinensisPawnee_v1, whole genome shotgun sequence contains:
- the LOC122316263 gene encoding uncharacterized protein LOC122316263; this translates as MKLLAWNCRGLGNPCTVRELHLLVKEKVPQVVFISETKCNRERVEKIRNKLGLAHSFVVESRGKSGGLAMMWSENTYASLFSYSRHHNSLELSTEEGASKCHVTSFYGDSVVEKRRACWDLLRVLRPDSNCPWLCMGDFNELLSNEEKYGAPDRPFLQMERFREALDECELSDLGFLGSRFTWSNKREGRAFIKERLDRAFGNSSWSNIYEAFWSKKQECKDIIKRTWYSLRGRNSSLENVQHALESSMVQLQAWAKRTRGNQRIRIKEKTYLIQHMQKQNTGELNGHIKALQEEVDAIMEDKELKKVNLINRITDDRGNWATNPVEVGKAFQSYYENLFSSSNPTGCEEALQVVNKLITHDMNQQLMKRCSVEEVRVAVFDMNPFGSPGPDGFSAGFYQDNWQIVGEEVSAAVQEILENRRGVAEINETYIALIPKKKLPTLVLEYRPISLLAYETMHSMKHRMRGKKEGYMALKLDMSKAYDRIEWSFLEAILIKMGFSKEWTELSTTKVLSKERFLTRGPTVPLSLHLMLGDDSLLFCKANALEWSRLFGILKTYENASGQRFNMEKKAVYFSYNTRVEFKEVILAVVGLEEAKSNEKYLGLPAYAGKEVLLKSVIQAIPTYCMSIFKLPKAILNAINSLMQKFWWGMKGDRSKVRWLSWKTLGSSKEVGGLGYREFENFNVALLAKQGREVLSEGMFWCIGNGHSVRIWKDKWIPRPTSFKVQSLVRVLDENSKVCSQIDQQRGEWKEGLIHETFNPEESEMISRIPISITNANDNLIWRCTKDGSFSVKSAYHLLGAMVSYNQGQSSSAVPQNKNWSMEFGCS